One segment of Mycolicibacterium neworleansense DNA contains the following:
- a CDS encoding urea amidolyase associated protein UAAP1, producing the protein MTTATTAGARDHARAQAGAITDSMPVVPASRWPTPPQGVAPEQLTWAETVPGGRYTNKVLARGTRLRLRDLDGTACAHLLLWRADAPWERLNVADTVKVPWQAYLSAGHPLLSDQGRVLATLVSDTSGHHDALCGTTTRSGNTAKYGAGDVESPSPAGRELLALAALKNGLTRRDVAPSLSFFHGVRVDADGALVSTGSAGAGTTVELITHLPLIVAVANTAHPLDPATRFTVGSLEVLAWSAPGDLAEIGRTIGDRDPEYQRAYLNSEDVWSAR; encoded by the coding sequence ATGACCACTGCGACGACCGCCGGCGCTCGCGACCATGCCCGCGCCCAGGCCGGCGCCATCACCGACTCGATGCCCGTCGTGCCGGCCTCTCGCTGGCCGACCCCGCCGCAGGGCGTGGCTCCCGAGCAGTTGACCTGGGCCGAAACGGTTCCCGGTGGCCGCTACACCAACAAGGTGCTGGCGCGCGGCACCCGGTTGCGGCTGCGCGATCTGGACGGCACCGCGTGCGCACATCTGCTGTTGTGGCGGGCGGACGCGCCCTGGGAGCGGCTCAACGTCGCCGACACCGTGAAAGTGCCCTGGCAGGCCTATCTTTCGGCGGGCCACCCGCTGCTGAGTGACCAGGGCCGGGTGCTGGCCACCCTGGTGTCGGACACCTCCGGCCACCACGACGCCCTGTGCGGCACCACCACGCGGTCCGGTAACACGGCCAAATACGGTGCGGGCGACGTGGAGTCACCCAGTCCCGCCGGGCGCGAGCTGCTCGCCCTGGCCGCCCTCAAGAACGGCCTGACCCGGCGCGATGTGGCACCCAGCCTGTCGTTCTTCCACGGAGTGCGCGTGGACGCCGACGGCGCGCTGGTGTCGACCGGGTCTGCCGGTGCCGGCACGACCGTCGAACTGATCACCCACCTGCCGCTGATCGTGGCCGTCGCCAACACCGCACACCCGCTGGACCCGGCTACCCGGTTCACCGTCGGCTCGCTCGAAGTGCTGGCCTGGTCGGCACCCGGTGACCTGGCCGAGATCGGTAGGACGATCGGTGACCGTGACCCCGAATACCAACGTGCCTACCTGAATTCCGAAGACGTCTGGAGTGCCCGATGA
- a CDS encoding amino acid permease, giving the protein MTSSATESPRDVAGRFGDHDDLAEFGYDQQLHRRLGKFESFAAGFSFVSILTTIFQLFGLGFGFGGPAFFWTWPAVFLGQFLVALCFAELAARYPISGAIYQWSRRMGGEVVGWFGGWFMILAQIVTASAAAIALQVVLPSIWSGFQVIGEDPALTSPSGAANAVLLGTVLLVLTTTINCLGVKWMSRVNSAGVICEIVGVIAVIGVFFTHAQRGPQVVFDTGHAGGQPGYIWAWIMSGLMAAYVMVGFGSAGELAEETRNPRRVAPRTIRLALSVSALGGGLMILGALMAAPSLTDGRLATEGLPYVLDTVLSSPWGTVLLIDVSIAITICTLAIQTAASRLMFSMARDGRLPASSILSRVNSHTGTPIWPSVLIGLLCIGVLLVNVGNSAIFATLASVCIILIYLAYLLVTAPLLYRRLKGWPAQRNQVDAEGLPLFSLGKFGIAVNVLAVLYGAVMIVNLGWPRAEIFNPTGELPILQWAGPLSIAAAVVLGALCFPRGKTHPNPVTIGA; this is encoded by the coding sequence ATGACCAGCAGCGCGACCGAGAGCCCGCGAGATGTGGCCGGCCGTTTCGGCGACCATGACGACCTGGCCGAGTTTGGTTATGACCAGCAGTTGCACCGTCGGCTCGGCAAGTTCGAGTCGTTCGCCGCGGGCTTTTCGTTCGTGTCCATTCTGACCACGATCTTCCAGTTGTTCGGCCTCGGGTTCGGCTTCGGCGGTCCCGCCTTCTTCTGGACCTGGCCTGCGGTGTTCCTCGGCCAGTTCCTCGTCGCTCTGTGTTTCGCGGAGCTGGCGGCGCGCTATCCGATCTCAGGGGCCATCTATCAGTGGTCCCGGCGGATGGGCGGCGAGGTGGTCGGCTGGTTCGGCGGCTGGTTCATGATCCTGGCGCAGATCGTCACCGCCTCGGCCGCGGCGATCGCGTTGCAGGTGGTGCTGCCGTCGATCTGGTCCGGATTCCAGGTGATCGGGGAGGACCCGGCTCTGACCTCACCGAGTGGCGCCGCCAACGCCGTGCTGCTCGGCACGGTATTGCTGGTGCTCACCACCACGATCAATTGCCTTGGTGTCAAATGGATGTCACGCGTCAACAGTGCCGGGGTGATCTGTGAGATCGTCGGCGTCATCGCTGTCATCGGCGTGTTCTTCACCCATGCCCAGCGCGGACCGCAGGTTGTGTTCGACACCGGCCACGCCGGCGGCCAGCCCGGCTACATCTGGGCCTGGATCATGTCGGGCCTGATGGCCGCCTACGTCATGGTCGGTTTCGGCTCGGCCGGCGAACTCGCCGAGGAGACCCGCAACCCGCGTCGCGTCGCGCCCCGCACCATCCGGTTGGCCCTTTCGGTTTCAGCGCTCGGCGGTGGGCTGATGATTCTGGGGGCCCTGATGGCGGCACCGAGCCTGACCGACGGACGCCTGGCCACCGAGGGTCTGCCCTATGTTCTCGACACCGTGTTGTCCTCACCGTGGGGCACAGTGCTACTGATCGATGTCTCCATCGCGATCACGATCTGCACCTTGGCAATTCAGACCGCGGCCTCACGGTTGATGTTCTCGATGGCCCGCGACGGGCGCCTGCCGGCCTCCTCGATCCTGTCCCGGGTCAACAGCCACACCGGCACACCGATCTGGCCGTCGGTGCTCATCGGCCTGCTGTGTATCGGGGTGCTTCTGGTCAATGTCGGCAACTCGGCCATCTTCGCCACCCTGGCCAGCGTCTGCATCATCCTTATCTACCTGGCTTATCTGTTGGTCACCGCACCGCTGCTGTATCGACGGCTCAAAGGCTGGCCCGCCCAGCGTAACCAGGTCGACGCCGAAGGCCTGCCGCTGTTCTCACTCGGCAAGTTCGGCATCGCGGTGAACGTCCTGGCGGTGCTCTACGGCGCCGTGATGATCGTCAATCTGGGCTGGCCGCGGGCCGAGATCTTCAACCCCACCGGGGAACTGCCGATCCTGCAGTGGGCCGGACCCTTGAGCATCGCCGCCGCGGTGGTCCTTGGCGCCCTGTGCTTCCCCCGCGGAAAGACCCACCCGAACCCCGTCACGATCGGAGCTTGA
- a CDS encoding putative nucleotidyltransferase substrate binding domain-containing protein, whose product MVVAPLDDAHRRLASAAGESELVTAAAAAHDAVKTVIDTRVGAASVAEAWSAVARAALSTAARLVSPGIAWYASGSVGRGDALPGSDLETLVVRGTDVTAESALAQAAHVHDLLACCGFRADDNGAVASRIRFNRTAQDWAVGIGRWAADPAADRGVVMIGLLADAVALGDGPDLRDQAGIAARAQPPALAAMLQDATFARAYVPSRLRALAGGDSGVDIKHAAVDPVVRIARWAALSCGSDALPTAERIAAAAGTRYLDADDARVLAKCHAIGSSIRWRVRGAHWNSAVDVDGFDERVELSELSPQDRAALRSIGRELTGVRRKLDYLASTSTFSTW is encoded by the coding sequence ATGGTTGTGGCTCCGTTGGACGATGCCCACCGGCGCCTGGCGTCGGCGGCCGGCGAGAGCGAGCTGGTGACGGCCGCTGCCGCAGCCCACGATGCGGTGAAGACGGTGATCGACACCCGCGTCGGGGCCGCCTCGGTTGCGGAGGCATGGTCGGCAGTGGCCCGCGCCGCGCTGTCGACCGCGGCACGGCTGGTGTCCCCCGGCATCGCCTGGTACGCCTCGGGCAGCGTCGGCCGCGGTGACGCACTCCCCGGATCGGACCTGGAAACGCTGGTGGTCCGCGGCACCGACGTCACCGCGGAGTCTGCCCTGGCCCAGGCTGCGCACGTCCATGACCTGTTGGCGTGTTGCGGGTTCCGCGCCGACGACAACGGCGCGGTCGCCTCGCGGATCCGGTTCAACCGCACCGCCCAGGACTGGGCGGTCGGCATCGGACGCTGGGCCGCCGACCCAGCCGCTGATCGGGGGGTGGTGATGATCGGCCTGCTGGCCGACGCCGTTGCTCTCGGCGACGGACCCGACCTGCGCGACCAGGCCGGTATCGCCGCGAGAGCGCAACCGCCCGCGCTCGCCGCGATGCTGCAGGACGCCACCTTCGCTCGCGCCTACGTCCCGTCCCGGCTGCGCGCGCTGGCCGGCGGTGACAGCGGTGTCGACATCAAACACGCCGCCGTCGACCCGGTGGTCCGGATCGCACGCTGGGCCGCACTCAGTTGCGGCTCAGACGCGCTGCCCACCGCCGAAAGGATCGCCGCGGCGGCCGGCACCCGCTACCTCGATGCCGACGACGCCCGGGTGCTGGCGAAATGCCACGCGATCGGGTCCAGCATCCGGTGGCGGGTGCGGGGTGCGCACTGGAATTCCGCCGTTGACGTCGACGGCTTCGACGAGCGTGTCGAACTGTCGGAACTCTCACCGCAGGACCGCGCCGCCCTGCGCAGCATCGGCCGCGAACTGACCGGGGTACGACGCAAACTCGACTACCTGGCGTCGACCTCGACGTTCTCCACGTGGTAG
- a CDS encoding Fic/DOC family protein gives MVAEPDEVARHALAQTIAAERLEGWKPTQEQVDALTALLTGTESFGEYLGRHLPAPAPPPRRRVFARRRPYFIPGTSVLRNNFGVQDATVLAQLEFVATAGRILQVHLRTRDADLNIRSLHQHVFGDVYAWAGEPRIVELRKGDSAFGPCARIPHALEGLHAEIGRLAEEGADIDDGTLSYRLARIYADYNQIHPFREGNGRTGTLLLHLLARRAARRLHLDDMSRSEWISASQDSMPFRRDGRADPRPFVAVLRGRLRPEPSVQPESA, from the coding sequence GTGGTAGCCGAGCCCGACGAGGTCGCGCGTCACGCCCTCGCCCAGACCATCGCCGCCGAACGCCTGGAAGGCTGGAAGCCCACCCAGGAGCAGGTCGACGCCCTGACCGCGTTGCTCACCGGCACCGAGAGCTTCGGGGAGTACCTCGGACGGCACCTCCCCGCCCCCGCCCCACCACCGCGTCGGCGCGTGTTCGCCCGGCGCCGGCCGTACTTCATTCCAGGAACGTCGGTGTTGCGCAACAACTTCGGCGTGCAGGATGCCACAGTGCTCGCGCAATTGGAATTCGTGGCGACCGCCGGCCGAATCTTGCAGGTACACCTGCGCACCCGGGACGCGGATCTGAACATTCGATCCCTGCATCAGCACGTGTTCGGCGACGTGTACGCGTGGGCAGGCGAGCCACGGATCGTCGAACTCCGCAAGGGTGACAGCGCTTTCGGTCCATGTGCACGCATTCCGCACGCCCTGGAGGGACTGCATGCCGAGATCGGCAGGCTCGCCGAGGAAGGTGCCGACATCGATGACGGCACGCTGTCCTATCGACTGGCCCGGATCTATGCCGACTACAACCAGATCCATCCGTTCCGCGAAGGAAATGGACGCACCGGCACCCTGCTGCTGCATCTGCTCGCCCGCCGGGCCGCACGCCGGCTACACCTCGATGACATGTCCCGTTCGGAGTGGATCAGTGCGTCTCAGGACTCGATGCCCTTCCGACGCGACGGCCGCGCCGATCCACGGCCGTTCGTAGCCGTGCTACGGGGACGATTGCGGCCCGAGCCCTCTGTACAGCCCGAGAGCGCCTGA
- a CDS encoding TetR/AcrR family transcriptional regulator encodes MSESGRSGRWRTGQQNKQRIIDAAREHFTLHGYERATVRGIAADAGVDVAMVYYFFGNKEGLFNASVLDTPQHPLHQLANLLDEGVDDIGARLVRDFVQRWDEGGSFDPLLTVFRSAGIQPLARKLLHDSLAGPVAQRVSAEFSVDNAELRVELVTVHLVGLAFARYQLKIEPLASAGIDDLVAWMGPTVQRYLTDPNP; translated from the coding sequence ATGTCAGAGTCCGGGCGCAGTGGCCGGTGGCGCACGGGCCAACAGAACAAGCAGCGCATCATCGATGCGGCGCGTGAACACTTCACACTTCACGGTTATGAACGCGCGACAGTGCGTGGGATTGCCGCCGATGCCGGCGTAGACGTCGCGATGGTCTACTACTTCTTCGGCAACAAAGAGGGGCTGTTCAACGCGTCGGTGCTCGACACACCTCAGCACCCCCTGCATCAGTTGGCGAATCTGCTCGACGAGGGGGTCGACGACATCGGCGCGCGCCTGGTCCGCGATTTCGTTCAGCGGTGGGACGAGGGCGGGTCCTTCGACCCGTTGCTGACGGTGTTCCGGTCGGCGGGAATTCAGCCGTTGGCGCGCAAGCTCTTACACGACTCGCTGGCCGGGCCGGTGGCCCAGCGGGTGTCGGCGGAGTTCTCTGTCGACAACGCTGAGCTGCGCGTGGAGTTGGTGACTGTGCACCTGGTCGGCCTGGCCTTCGCCCGCTACCAGCTCAAGATCGAACCGCTGGCCTCGGCCGGTATCGATGACCTGGTCGCCTGGATGGGGCCCACGGTGCAGCGGTATCTGACGGATCCGAATCCGTAG
- a CDS encoding methyltransferase family protein: MTKRRLWWRHTISVLIAPATMTVFIPGLIIWLTGVKAPDLSALSGLLLAVTGALLIALGLWFLIWTVVLFDRVGEGTLAIGSPVNLVLRGPYRHVRNPMMTAVFCIQLGTAVATASPWLFAWFALFCTIVAIAIPAVEEPHLTRRFGAQYEDYRRHVPRWIPRMRPWVPSHAN, translated from the coding sequence ATGACGAAACGGCGACTCTGGTGGCGGCACACGATCTCGGTGCTGATCGCCCCGGCCACCATGACGGTCTTCATCCCGGGCCTGATCATCTGGCTGACCGGAGTGAAAGCCCCGGACCTCAGCGCCCTGTCCGGACTGCTCCTCGCTGTCACGGGAGCGCTTCTGATCGCGCTCGGCCTGTGGTTTCTGATCTGGACCGTGGTGCTGTTCGACCGCGTCGGCGAAGGCACATTGGCCATCGGCTCTCCGGTCAACCTCGTGCTGCGCGGGCCGTATCGCCACGTCCGGAATCCGATGATGACCGCGGTGTTCTGCATTCAGCTCGGTACCGCCGTCGCCACGGCCTCACCCTGGTTGTTCGCTTGGTTCGCGCTGTTCTGCACGATCGTCGCGATTGCGATCCCGGCTGTGGAGGAGCCGCACCTGACGAGGCGGTTCGGCGCGCAGTACGAGGACTACCGCCGACATGTGCCGCGCTGGATTCCTCGGATGAGGCCGTGGGTTCCGAGCCACGCCAACTGA
- a CDS encoding LLM class flavin-dependent oxidoreductase: MGTPLHLAVALDGTGWHPASWREPLARPAETLTPRYWTDLVSQAERGLLDFVTIEDGLTLQSDHPFRPDDRADQVRGRLDAVLIASRVAPRTRHIGLVPTVVTTHTEPFHASKAIATLDYVSSGRVGVRVQVSSRRDAAAHFGRRELPEERAALTTELFAEATDYVEVLRRLWDSWEDDAEIRDVATGRFIDRNKLHYIDFEGATFSVKGPSITPRPPQGQPLVAALGHVDPAYQLIAGSTDVGFVTPHTADEVTALVDTIAALRPTNVPPVRVFADLVVFLEDTPDAARARRERLDDLAGTEYLSDAEIFAGTPAQLADLLQAWHSAGAAGFRLRPASLPHDLQQITDVLVPDLQRRGLFRETYEASTLRGLLGLTRPANRYSTV; this comes from the coding sequence ATGGGTACCCCACTGCACCTCGCCGTCGCACTCGATGGCACCGGCTGGCACCCGGCCTCCTGGCGTGAGCCGCTGGCCCGCCCCGCCGAAACACTCACCCCGCGGTATTGGACCGATCTGGTCAGCCAGGCCGAACGCGGCCTGCTGGATTTCGTCACGATCGAAGACGGACTCACCCTGCAGTCCGATCACCCGTTCCGGCCCGATGACCGCGCCGATCAGGTCCGCGGCCGCCTCGACGCCGTGCTCATCGCGTCCCGCGTCGCACCCCGTACCCGTCACATCGGCCTGGTGCCGACCGTCGTCACCACCCACACCGAGCCGTTCCACGCGTCCAAGGCCATCGCCACCCTCGACTACGTGAGCAGCGGGCGGGTCGGGGTACGGGTCCAGGTGTCTTCCCGCCGGGACGCCGCGGCCCACTTCGGCCGGCGCGAACTCCCCGAGGAACGCGCCGCGCTCACCACCGAATTGTTCGCCGAGGCCACGGATTACGTGGAAGTGCTGCGCCGGTTGTGGGACAGCTGGGAGGACGATGCCGAGATTCGCGATGTGGCCACCGGACGGTTCATCGATCGAAACAAACTGCACTACATCGATTTCGAGGGCGCGACGTTCTCTGTGAAAGGACCGTCGATCACCCCGCGGCCACCGCAGGGGCAACCCCTCGTCGCCGCGCTCGGCCACGTCGACCCTGCCTACCAACTGATCGCCGGCAGCACCGACGTCGGCTTCGTCACCCCGCACACCGCCGACGAGGTCACCGCCCTGGTCGACACCATCGCCGCGCTGCGCCCCACCAACGTCCCGCCAGTACGCGTGTTCGCCGACCTGGTGGTGTTCCTCGAAGACACGCCCGACGCGGCACGCGCACGGCGCGAGCGCCTCGATGATCTCGCGGGAACCGAATACCTTAGTGACGCCGAGATTTTCGCCGGAACCCCAGCGCAACTGGCCGATCTGCTCCAGGCCTGGCACAGCGCCGGTGCCGCTGGTTTCCGGCTGCGCCCGGCGTCCCTGCCGCACGACCTACAGCAGATCACCGACGTACTGGTGCCCGACCTGCAACGCCGCGGCCTGTTTCGCGAGACCTACGAAGCATCCACCCTGCGCGGACTGCTCGGCCTCACACGCCCCGCCAACCGCTACTCGACCGTCTGA
- a CDS encoding NtaA/DmoA family FMN-dependent monooxygenase (This protein belongs to a clade of FMN-dependent monooxygenases, within a broader family of flavin-dependent oxidoreductases, the luciferase-like monooxygenase (LMM) family, some of whose members use coenzyme F420 rather than FMN.) yields the protein MSKPVKQIHLAAHFPGVNNTTVWSDPESGSHIEFDSFVHFAQTAERGKFDFLFLAEGLRLREQGGQIYDLDVVGRPDTFTVLAALAAVTDRLGLTGTINSTFNEPYEVARQFASLDHLSEGRAAWNVVTSWDAFTGENFRRGGFLPENQRYERAESFLAAAHTLFDSWRGDEIVADKDRGVFLSDPAAGEFTYRNDHFDISGRFNVPRSPQGRPVIFQAGDSDRGREFAAAGADAIFSRYGTLEDGQKFYADVKGRLAKYGRRHDQLLILPAATFVLGDTDDEAAELAHEVRLAQVSPATAIKFLEQLWNRDLSDHDPDGPLPAVDPVVGENTIAKGRASVRIHRDPVAVANEWRAKAEAENLTTRELIIEVTGRQNFVGSAATIAESINHLVQSDASDGFILVPHVTPGGLDPFVDRVVPLLQERGVFRTDYEGTTLRDHLGLALPELPEHGQRAAATG from the coding sequence ATGAGCAAGCCCGTCAAGCAGATTCATCTGGCCGCACACTTCCCCGGGGTCAACAACACCACGGTGTGGAGCGATCCCGAGTCCGGCAGCCACATCGAGTTCGATTCGTTCGTCCACTTCGCCCAGACCGCCGAGCGCGGCAAGTTCGACTTCCTGTTCCTGGCCGAAGGGCTGCGGCTACGCGAACAAGGCGGCCAGATCTACGACCTCGACGTGGTGGGACGCCCGGACACTTTCACGGTGCTGGCCGCACTCGCCGCGGTGACCGACCGGCTCGGACTGACCGGCACCATCAACTCCACGTTCAACGAACCCTACGAGGTGGCACGGCAATTCGCCTCGCTGGACCACCTCTCCGAAGGCCGGGCCGCCTGGAACGTCGTCACCTCGTGGGATGCCTTCACCGGCGAGAACTTCCGGCGCGGCGGCTTCCTGCCGGAGAACCAGCGCTATGAGCGGGCCGAGAGCTTCCTGGCTGCCGCCCACACGCTGTTCGACTCCTGGCGCGGTGACGAGATCGTCGCAGACAAGGACCGCGGCGTGTTCCTGTCCGATCCAGCTGCCGGTGAATTCACCTACCGCAACGATCATTTCGATATCAGCGGCCGGTTCAACGTGCCCCGCAGCCCACAGGGACGCCCGGTGATCTTCCAGGCCGGGGATTCCGATCGCGGCCGCGAATTCGCCGCGGCAGGCGCCGATGCCATCTTCTCCCGATACGGGACGCTGGAAGACGGTCAGAAGTTCTATGCCGACGTCAAGGGCCGCCTGGCCAAATACGGCCGCCGCCATGACCAGTTGCTGATCCTGCCCGCAGCCACCTTCGTCCTCGGGGACACCGACGACGAAGCCGCCGAGCTGGCTCACGAGGTGCGACTGGCCCAAGTCTCCCCCGCCACCGCGATCAAATTCCTCGAACAGCTGTGGAACCGCGACCTTTCCGATCACGATCCGGACGGACCGCTGCCCGCCGTCGACCCCGTGGTGGGTGAGAACACCATCGCCAAGGGACGGGCCAGCGTGCGCATCCACCGCGACCCGGTCGCCGTCGCCAACGAATGGCGCGCCAAGGCCGAGGCGGAAAACCTGACCACCCGCGAGCTCATCATCGAGGTCACCGGGCGGCAGAACTTCGTCGGCTCGGCGGCCACGATCGCCGAATCCATCAACCATCTCGTGCAATCGGATGCCAGCGACGGATTCATCCTGGTTCCCCACGTCACGCCGGGCGGGCTGGACCCCTTCGTCGACCGCGTCGTCCCGCTGCTGCAGGAACGCGGTGTGTTCCGCACCGACTACGAAGGCACGACGCTGCGCGACCATCTGGGCCTGGCTCTGCCCGAACTCCCGGAGCACGGGCAACGCGCGGCGGCAACGGGATAG
- a CDS encoding HNH endonuclease signature motif containing protein encodes MSSAAATFDVAESPAQRTEVLFAELSELTGQRNAIDGRIVEIVAELDHDELCGATGARSMKALVAWKTGVTPRNAEVVVAIARRLEEFPRCAEGMREGRLSLDQVGVIAEKAAEGSDEHYAELAAVATVDQLRTAVKLEPRPAPDHEPVPGPDPGRAITKTDEGEYTTYRIRLTRLEAAKFDAARQAHHEGLVADWKHDHDTESDGGDAEQAPPFPNGVDAFMSVVKAGWDAEAARRPHGQHTTVVVHVDLDTDGDKPVAALHLGPLLTDDERRELLCDATYEAWFERHGQVIGAGRTTRQISRRLRRALEHRDRCCAVPGCGATRGLHAHHIVHWEDGGPTELDNLVLVCPYHHRLHHRRLITIVGPADQLVVTDSAGRPLHGGSLARPPTSTPPDVTPCPGPTGERAHWWWYQPFQPQPPPAVN; translated from the coding sequence ATGTCCTCGGCCGCAGCCACTTTCGATGTTGCGGAAAGCCCGGCGCAGCGTACTGAGGTGTTGTTCGCCGAGTTGTCGGAGCTGACCGGTCAGCGCAACGCGATTGATGGCCGCATCGTCGAGATCGTCGCTGAACTGGATCATGACGAGTTGTGCGGTGCCACCGGTGCCCGTTCGATGAAGGCACTGGTGGCTTGGAAGACCGGCGTGACACCGCGCAACGCCGAGGTTGTGGTGGCGATCGCGCGGCGGCTCGAGGAGTTCCCCCGCTGCGCCGAAGGCATGCGGGAGGGCCGGCTGTCGCTGGATCAGGTCGGGGTGATCGCCGAGAAAGCCGCCGAAGGATCCGATGAGCACTATGCCGAGCTGGCGGCGGTGGCCACCGTTGATCAGTTGCGTACCGCGGTCAAACTCGAACCACGCCCCGCGCCAGACCACGAGCCTGTGCCAGGTCCCGATCCTGGACGTGCGATCACCAAGACTGATGAAGGCGAGTACACCACCTACCGGATCCGGTTGACCCGGTTGGAGGCAGCCAAGTTCGACGCGGCCCGCCAAGCCCATCACGAGGGGTTGGTCGCCGACTGGAAACACGATCACGACACCGAGTCCGATGGTGGCGACGCAGAGCAGGCACCACCGTTTCCGAACGGTGTGGATGCCTTCATGAGCGTCGTCAAGGCCGGCTGGGATGCTGAGGCGGCGCGTCGTCCGCACGGGCAGCACACCACGGTGGTCGTGCATGTCGACCTCGACACCGACGGTGACAAGCCGGTCGCCGCACTGCATCTGGGTCCGCTGCTTACCGACGACGAACGACGCGAGCTGCTGTGCGACGCCACGTACGAAGCCTGGTTCGAACGGCACGGGCAGGTGATCGGCGCCGGACGCACCACTCGACAGATCAGCCGCCGGCTGCGCCGGGCCCTGGAGCATCGCGACCGCTGCTGTGCCGTGCCCGGTTGCGGGGCCACCCGAGGTCTGCACGCCCACCACATCGTGCATTGGGAAGATGGCGGGCCCACCGAGCTGGACAACCTGGTGCTCGTCTGCCCATATCACCATCGCCTGCACCACCGGCGCCTCATCACGATCGTCGGGCCCGCTGATCAGCTGGTCGTTACCGACAGCGCCGGCAGACCATTGCACGGTGGGTCGTTGGCCCGCCCTCCGACCTCAACCCCACCTGATGTCACACCGTGCCCCGGACCGACCGGAGAACGCGCTCACTGGTGGTGGTACCAACCCTTCCAACCCCAACCCCCGCCGGCAGTCAATTAG
- a CDS encoding potassium channel family protein — translation MRVVVAGAGNVGRSVARELLENGHKVLLIEQLQRRYEPHTVPGADWLLADACELSAMEEAGIETADVLIAATGDDKSNLVVGLLAKSEFGVPRVVARINDIRNQWLFGQDWGIDVAVSTPGSLVAGIEGAIDVGHLVRLMSLRGGRVELTKLTLPEDNPVVGQRVDRLDLPLDTALVTVVRGNKVRLPKPDDVLEAGDELLFTANRTSENSLLAAIHGGEFLREVVSDEP, via the coding sequence ATGCGGGTAGTGGTTGCCGGAGCGGGCAATGTGGGCCGGTCCGTTGCGCGCGAGTTGCTCGAGAACGGCCACAAGGTCTTGCTGATCGAGCAGCTGCAACGCCGCTACGAGCCGCACACCGTGCCCGGCGCTGATTGGTTGCTGGCCGACGCGTGCGAACTCTCCGCAATGGAGGAGGCCGGCATCGAAACCGCTGACGTGCTCATCGCGGCCACCGGTGACGACAAGTCCAATCTTGTGGTCGGCTTGTTGGCCAAGTCGGAGTTCGGCGTGCCGCGGGTGGTTGCCCGCATCAATGACATCCGCAATCAGTGGTTGTTCGGCCAGGACTGGGGCATCGATGTCGCGGTGTCGACGCCCGGATCCCTGGTCGCCGGCATCGAGGGTGCGATCGACGTCGGGCACCTGGTGCGGTTGATGTCGCTGCGCGGGGGCCGGGTGGAGCTGACCAAACTCACGCTGCCGGAAGACAATCCGGTGGTGGGTCAGCGGGTGGACCGGCTGGATCTGCCGCTCGACACCGCGCTGGTCACCGTCGTTCGCGGCAACAAGGTCAGGTTGCCCAAGCCCGACGATGTGCTCGAAGCGGGGGACGAGCTGCTGTTCACCGCCAATCGCACCTCGGAGAATTCACTGCTGGCCGCCATCCATGGCGGGGAATTCCTCAGGGAAGTGGTGTCCGACGAGCCGTGA